In Promicromonospora sp. Populi, one genomic interval encodes:
- a CDS encoding response regulator, which produces MTGPTPSPRQEDPAARALTVLVADDQEIVRTGLSMILGVQDGIEVVGEVADGAAAVELAQRLRPDVCLFDIRMPVIDGIEATRMLAGPGVADPLAVVVITTFDLDEYVYAALRAGARGFLLKDAGPALLAQAVRAAANGDALIAPSVTTRLLRAFADVGPAAPPTQPLDPLTAREEEVLRAVARGRTNTEIAHELFVTLSTVKSHVANLMTKVGARNRVEVALWAYDTGRVRTGPS; this is translated from the coding sequence ATGACCGGTCCGACACCCAGTCCAAGGCAGGAAGACCCGGCGGCCCGCGCCCTGACGGTGCTGGTCGCCGACGACCAGGAGATCGTGCGCACCGGGCTCAGCATGATCCTCGGGGTCCAGGACGGGATCGAGGTTGTCGGCGAGGTGGCCGACGGCGCCGCCGCCGTCGAGCTCGCCCAGCGGCTGCGTCCCGACGTCTGCCTGTTCGACATCCGGATGCCCGTCATCGACGGTATCGAGGCGACCCGGATGCTGGCCGGCCCAGGGGTCGCCGACCCGCTCGCCGTCGTCGTCATCACGACGTTCGACCTGGACGAGTACGTCTATGCGGCGCTGCGCGCGGGCGCACGGGGGTTCCTGCTGAAGGACGCCGGGCCGGCACTCCTGGCCCAGGCTGTGCGCGCCGCCGCGAACGGCGATGCCCTCATCGCGCCGAGTGTGACGACACGTCTGCTCAGGGCCTTCGCTGACGTCGGACCGGCGGCGCCGCCCACACAGCCGCTCGACCCGTTGACGGCGCGCGAGGAAGAGGTGCTCCGGGCCGTCGCGCGCGGTCGGACCAACACCGAGATCGCGCACGAGCTGTTCGTCACCCTGAGCACGGTCAAGTCGCACGTCGCGAACCTGATGACGAAGGTCGGCGCGCGCAACCGCGTCGAGGTCGCGCTCT
- the rpe gene encoding ribulose-phosphate 3-epimerase, with the protein MAALIAPSILSADFANLERDLGRIADADYAHVDVMDNHFVPNLTLGLPVFERLAKVSPIPLDAHLMIENPDLWAPAFAEAGAASVTFHAEAAQAPVRLARELRKLGSRAGIALRPATPVEPYLDLLTEIDMILVMTVEPGFGGQSFIEGTLPKIRRAREAVSESGLDVWIQVDGGVSRETIERAAEAGANVFVAGSAVFGAEDIPAEIAALRELAAKHIH; encoded by the coding sequence ATGGCAGCACTCATCGCCCCCAGCATCCTTTCGGCGGACTTCGCGAACCTCGAGCGGGACCTCGGCCGGATCGCCGACGCGGACTACGCGCACGTCGACGTCATGGACAACCACTTCGTGCCGAACCTGACGCTGGGGCTGCCGGTGTTCGAGCGCCTCGCCAAGGTGTCTCCGATTCCGCTGGACGCGCACCTGATGATCGAGAACCCCGACCTCTGGGCGCCCGCGTTCGCCGAGGCGGGGGCGGCGTCGGTCACGTTCCATGCGGAGGCCGCGCAAGCGCCCGTCCGCCTGGCTCGGGAGCTGCGGAAGCTCGGTTCGCGGGCGGGCATCGCGCTGCGGCCGGCCACCCCCGTGGAGCCCTACCTGGACCTGCTGACGGAGATCGACATGATCCTCGTGATGACCGTCGAGCCGGGGTTCGGCGGGCAGTCGTTCATCGAGGGCACGCTGCCCAAGATCCGGCGCGCCCGGGAGGCCGTGAGCGAGTCCGGCCTCGACGTCTGGATCCAGGTCGACGGGGGAGTGTCTCGCGAGACGATCGAGCGCGCGGCCGAAGCCGGGGCGAACGTCTTCGTCGCGGGCTCCGCGGTGTTCGGGGCCGAGGACATCCCGGCCGAGATCGCGGCGCTCCGCGAGCTGGCGGCCAAGCACATCCACTGA
- a CDS encoding RsmB/NOP family class I SAM-dependent RNA methyltransferase — MSGYDGDRGSAGGDGSVGGGSAGGGARDGGARDDSRGFDPRRNDSGRQRSASRSRGDRSRTSQAPSERRKRTDPARMAAFDVLREVDEADAYANLVLPPLLRERHIRGRDAGFATELAYGTLRLRGRYDAILATCVDRPLPGLDAALLDVLRLGAHQLLGMRVPVHAAVSETVGLARNRVGAGPAQMVNAVLRRVSERPLEEWLAVLEKEAPDALTGLAATESHPLWIARAMREALAGNGRSVDEIGELLAADNVAPRVTLVARPGLVDASDDDAWGDVDLVAGRWAPTALRLEGTDPGAIPAVRDGLAGVQDEGSQLVTLALAGAPLVGGLVGDGSAAADETERADGAADAGGAAGAGGGAGAGGGAGRDVRWLDLCAGPGGKAALLGALAAQRGARLVANEVAPHRARLVANALAALPDCAVEEVRTGDGRDIGTEEPGAYDRVLVDAPCTGLGALRRRPESRWRRTPSDLAALTSLQRELLASALDAVRPGGVVAYVTCSPHLAETQLVVTDVLKKRTDVERLDTPAVVRSVVRAGAGDEIPLADRDDVQLWPHVHGTDAMHLTLLRRTV, encoded by the coding sequence ATGAGCGGGTACGACGGCGACCGTGGTTCGGCAGGCGGTGACGGTTCGGTAGGCGGTGGCTCGGCGGGCGGCGGCGCGCGTGATGGTGGCGCGCGTGACGACAGCCGGGGCTTCGACCCCCGGCGCAACGACTCCGGCCGCCAGCGCTCGGCGTCCCGGTCTAGGGGCGACCGGTCCCGCACCTCGCAGGCTCCCTCGGAGCGGCGCAAACGCACCGACCCGGCGCGGATGGCTGCCTTCGACGTGCTGCGCGAGGTCGACGAGGCGGACGCATACGCGAACCTGGTGCTGCCCCCGCTCCTGCGTGAGCGGCACATCCGCGGTCGCGACGCCGGCTTTGCGACCGAGCTCGCCTACGGCACCCTGCGCCTGCGCGGCCGGTACGACGCGATCCTGGCGACGTGCGTGGACCGGCCCCTGCCCGGGCTGGACGCGGCGCTGCTGGACGTCCTGCGCCTCGGCGCCCACCAGCTCCTCGGGATGCGCGTGCCCGTGCACGCGGCGGTCTCCGAGACGGTCGGCCTCGCGCGCAACCGGGTCGGCGCCGGCCCTGCGCAGATGGTGAACGCTGTGCTGCGCCGCGTGTCGGAGCGGCCGCTGGAGGAGTGGCTGGCCGTGCTCGAGAAGGAGGCGCCGGACGCCCTGACGGGCCTCGCCGCCACGGAGTCGCACCCGCTGTGGATCGCCCGCGCGATGCGCGAGGCGCTGGCCGGCAACGGGCGGAGCGTGGACGAGATCGGCGAGCTGCTGGCCGCGGACAACGTCGCGCCACGCGTCACCCTGGTCGCGCGGCCGGGCTTGGTCGATGCGTCCGACGACGACGCCTGGGGCGACGTCGACCTCGTTGCCGGCCGGTGGGCGCCTACCGCACTGCGGCTGGAGGGTACGGACCCGGGGGCGATCCCCGCGGTGCGGGACGGCCTGGCGGGAGTGCAGGACGAGGGCTCGCAGCTCGTCACGCTTGCTCTGGCGGGCGCGCCGCTCGTGGGCGGGCTGGTCGGGGATGGTTCGGCCGCTGCGGACGAGACAGAACGTGCGGACGGTGCAGCGGATGCAGGCGGTGCCGCGGGTGCTGGCGGTGGGGCGGGTGCTGGCGGTGGGGCGGGCAGGGACGTGCGCTGGCTCGACCTGTGTGCGGGCCCCGGCGGCAAGGCAGCGCTGCTGGGAGCGCTGGCCGCCCAGCGTGGCGCGCGGCTGGTCGCCAACGAGGTGGCGCCGCACCGTGCCCGCCTCGTGGCCAACGCCCTGGCCGCACTGCCCGACTGCGCGGTCGAGGAGGTGCGCACCGGCGACGGCCGGGACATCGGCACCGAGGAGCCGGGGGCGTACGACCGGGTCCTCGTCGACGCGCCGTGCACCGGGCTGGGGGCACTCCGACGTCGGCCCGAGAGCCGGTGGCGGCGGACGCCGTCGGACCTCGCTGCCCTCACCTCGCTGCAGCGAGAGCTGCTCGCCTCGGCACTGGACGCCGTCCGGCCCGGGGGAGTGGTGGCCTACGTGACCTGCTCGCCGCACCTTGCCGAGACACAGCTAGTGGTCACCGACGTACTGAAGAAGCGCACGGACGTCGAGCGGCTCGACACGCCGGCCGTGGTGCGCTCGGTGGTGCGGGCCGGTGCAGGGGACGAGATCCCGCTGGCGGACCGTGACGACGTGCAGCTCTGGCCGCACGTCCACGGCACGGACGCGATGCACCTGACCCTGCTGCGCCGGACGGTCTGA
- a CDS encoding HAD family hydrolase, translating to MSASPVTRPATASEEAASEETAVTNPGIDTVVYDFGNVLIGWDPFGPYPDRPRADVEAFYEAVDFDTINHAADAGTPYSVLLERVARTHPDLVDDLRHYVEHFEMSLTGPVEGSAELVAELKGLGLRLYGLTNWQAETFYAAEPVAPAIGLMDDIIVSGREGMAKPDRRMFELVVERFGVDPARAVFVDDKAVNVDAARHVGFHGVVFTSTAALRKELRGLGIPVTE from the coding sequence TTGAGTGCCAGCCCTGTGACCAGGCCCGCGACCGCGTCCGAAGAGGCAGCGTCTGAAGAGACCGCCGTGACCAACCCGGGGATCGACACCGTCGTGTACGACTTCGGCAACGTGCTGATCGGCTGGGATCCGTTCGGCCCGTACCCGGACCGGCCGCGGGCCGACGTCGAGGCGTTCTACGAGGCCGTGGACTTCGACACGATCAACCACGCCGCCGACGCCGGGACCCCGTACTCCGTGCTGCTCGAACGTGTGGCCCGGACGCACCCGGACCTCGTCGACGACCTGCGCCACTACGTGGAGCACTTCGAGATGTCGCTGACGGGGCCGGTGGAGGGGTCGGCGGAGCTCGTGGCCGAGCTGAAGGGCCTCGGGCTGCGGCTGTACGGGCTGACGAACTGGCAGGCCGAGACGTTCTACGCCGCCGAGCCCGTGGCGCCCGCGATCGGGCTGATGGACGACATCATCGTGTCCGGCCGTGAAGGCATGGCCAAGCCGGACCGGCGCATGTTCGAGCTGGTCGTGGAGCGGTTCGGGGTCGACCCGGCCCGCGCGGTGTTCGTGGACGACAAGGCCGTCAACGTGGACGCGGCGCGCCACGTCGGCTTCCACGGCGTGGTGTTCACGAGCACCGCTGCGCTGCGCAAGGAGCTGCGCGGACTCGGGATACCGGTCACCGAGTAG
- a CDS encoding DUF1761 domain-containing protein, translated as MIPEVNYWAVVVATLSTLVVGSIWYTPKVFGTRWMRLAKVDPKAAEAAGIWPIVTTVIVSFLTSWVLAGSVYIAWEFYQGAFFTAAVVTAVLLWIGFTAARMITHDAFEGRPPALTTLNLAHELVTILVMAVIIGVWPPAGV; from the coding sequence ATGATCCCCGAGGTGAACTACTGGGCAGTGGTCGTGGCCACCCTGTCCACGCTGGTGGTGGGCTCGATCTGGTACACGCCCAAGGTGTTCGGCACCCGCTGGATGCGCCTGGCGAAGGTCGACCCGAAGGCCGCCGAGGCGGCCGGGATCTGGCCCATCGTCACGACGGTCATCGTCAGCTTCCTGACGTCCTGGGTGCTGGCGGGCTCCGTCTACATCGCGTGGGAGTTCTACCAGGGCGCCTTCTTCACGGCTGCCGTCGTCACGGCCGTCCTGCTCTGGATCGGATTCACGGCGGCGCGCATGATCACGCACGACGCCTTCGAGGGCCGCCCGCCCGCGCTCACCACCCTGAACCTGGCGCACGAGCTGGTCACGATCCTGGTCATGGCCGTGATCATCGGGGTGTGGCCGCCGGCGGGCGTCTGA
- the fmt gene encoding methionyl-tRNA formyltransferase, whose translation MRLLFAGTPEPAVASLEALIASRHEVVAVLTRADAPSGRGRKLTPSPVRARAEEAGIPVITDVPRGDEFITRLRELEIDAAPVVAYGHILRPAVLAVPRHGWINLHFSVLPAWRGAAPVQRAVIAGDQVTGATTFLLDEGMDTGPVLGTATETIRPTDTTGDLLGRLAISGAELLVATLDALEDGTIQPQPQPTDGISLAPKLTTDDARVTWTDPALAVDRQVRGCTPAPGAWTTLPGFDADSSARLGLGPVSPRPEITDLTAGEVRALKHEVLVGTATHAVALGEVRPVGKKAMPAPDWARGAGRALVEAGLVLGASPASPPATAAPPASSTSTAQVSA comes from the coding sequence GTGCGTCTTCTCTTCGCAGGAACCCCCGAACCCGCCGTCGCCTCCCTGGAGGCCCTGATCGCCTCGCGCCACGAGGTCGTCGCCGTCCTCACACGCGCAGACGCGCCGTCGGGCCGCGGCCGCAAGCTCACACCCAGCCCCGTGCGCGCCCGCGCAGAGGAAGCCGGGATACCGGTCATCACCGACGTCCCACGCGGCGACGAGTTCATCACCAGACTGCGCGAGCTCGAGATCGACGCCGCCCCCGTAGTCGCATACGGCCACATCCTGCGACCCGCCGTCCTCGCCGTACCCCGCCACGGCTGGATCAACCTGCACTTCTCCGTACTGCCCGCCTGGCGCGGCGCCGCACCCGTGCAACGCGCCGTCATCGCCGGCGACCAGGTCACCGGCGCCACCACCTTCCTCCTCGACGAAGGCATGGACACCGGCCCCGTGCTCGGCACCGCCACCGAGACCATCCGCCCCACCGACACCACCGGCGACCTCCTCGGCCGCCTCGCAATCTCCGGCGCCGAGCTCCTCGTCGCCACCCTCGACGCCCTCGAGGACGGCACCATCCAGCCCCAGCCCCAGCCCACCGACGGCATCTCGCTGGCCCCCAAGCTCACCACCGACGACGCCCGCGTGACCTGGACCGACCCGGCGCTCGCGGTCGACCGGCAGGTGCGGGGCTGCACGCCCGCGCCGGGGGCGTGGACCACGCTGCCGGGGTTCGACGCCGACAGCAGCGCCCGCCTCGGCCTCGGCCCGGTCTCGCCGCGGCCAGAGATCACCGACCTGACGGCAGGCGAGGTGCGTGCGCTCAAGCACGAGGTCCTGGTCGGGACGGCGACGCACGCCGTCGCGCTCGGGGAGGTGCGGCCCGTCGGCAAGAAGGCGATGCCCGCACCGGACTGGGCCCGCGGCGCCGGCCGCGCGCTTGTCGAGGCCGGCCTCGTGCTCGGGGCGAGCCCGGCGTCACCGCCCGCGACGGCGGCCCCGCCCGCGTCCTCGACGAGCACGGCGCAGGTGTCGGCATGA
- a CDS encoding sensor histidine kinase produces MPSDRPVPSRRTPLARARHAWSAAWDEPPPADPPVRVWRDSALVGVLVPALVIEGLLRPELPWRWLQVAAALVLVPTLLWRRTHPLFPVVATTVVSTALMLVMGNDGDLITAVYGAVLVYALFRWGSGRQALIGAGLLVGGLGLTWALGHATSADTIGGASVVAMLAATGLAVRFRSTARERALTQARAQERERIARDMHDVVGHHVSGIAVRAQAGLAQAEALRRGLGGEHGRDDGGTGDDGDGGDRLASLDDDPLVAALRVIEAEARNTLVEMRALVRTLREDEQGPDGAARVRVFISPASAAARNIASGGTSADDGIGNGTGELGPRAADVVRLAAGPPSPVIVTVRGEVGSVRDDVGAAAYRIAQESVTNARRHARGLTRIDVGLTVAGGALRLRVCDDGEPLTEPFVPGNGIAGMRARAQELDGDLTVGPELPEQLGQSGRRGLAEQPVQPDLVERPDVAGGWVVEAALPLAGRRP; encoded by the coding sequence GTGCCCTCAGACCGACCCGTTCCAAGCCGCCGGACGCCGCTCGCCCGAGCGCGCCACGCCTGGTCCGCGGCCTGGGACGAGCCGCCGCCCGCCGATCCGCCGGTGCGCGTATGGCGGGACTCGGCACTGGTTGGGGTGCTGGTCCCGGCCCTGGTGATCGAGGGTCTGCTGCGGCCTGAGCTGCCGTGGCGCTGGCTGCAGGTGGCCGCGGCACTGGTCCTGGTGCCGACGCTGCTCTGGCGTCGGACGCACCCGTTGTTTCCCGTGGTGGCCACGACGGTGGTGTCGACTGCCCTGATGCTGGTCATGGGCAACGACGGCGACCTGATCACGGCGGTTTACGGCGCCGTCCTGGTCTACGCGCTGTTCAGGTGGGGGAGTGGGCGGCAGGCCCTGATCGGGGCTGGGCTGCTCGTCGGGGGGCTTGGCTTGACGTGGGCACTGGGACACGCCACGAGTGCTGACACGATCGGTGGGGCGTCGGTCGTCGCGATGCTCGCCGCGACGGGGCTGGCGGTCCGCTTCCGGTCTACGGCCCGGGAGCGTGCGCTCACGCAGGCGCGGGCCCAGGAGCGGGAGCGCATCGCCAGAGACATGCACGACGTCGTGGGACACCACGTCTCGGGCATCGCCGTGCGGGCCCAGGCCGGCCTCGCCCAGGCCGAGGCGCTACGGCGCGGTCTTGGCGGCGAGCACGGCCGAGACGACGGCGGCACTGGGGACGACGGCGACGGCGGGGACCGCTTGGCGAGCCTCGACGACGACCCGTTGGTGGCGGCGCTCCGGGTCATCGAGGCCGAGGCAAGGAACACCCTCGTCGAGATGCGTGCCCTGGTCCGCACGCTGCGCGAGGACGAGCAGGGCCCGGACGGTGCGGCGCGAGTGCGCGTCTTTATCTCGCCCGCCAGCGCTGCTGCCAGAAACATAGCCAGCGGCGGCACCAGCGCCGATGACGGCATTGGCAATGGCACCGGCGAGCTCGGCCCGCGGGCCGCCGACGTCGTCCGGCTGGCCGCCGGGCCGCCCTCTCCCGTGATCGTCACGGTCCGAGGTGAGGTCGGGAGCGTCCGGGACGACGTCGGTGCGGCGGCCTACCGCATCGCGCAGGAGTCGGTCACCAACGCGCGCCGTCATGCACGCGGGCTGACGCGGATCGATGTCGGCCTCACGGTCGCCGGGGGAGCCCTCCGGCTGCGCGTCTGCGACGACGGGGAGCCGCTGACCGAGCCGTTCGTGCCGGGCAACGGGATCGCCGGGATGCGGGCCCGCGCCCAAGAGCTGGACGGTGACCTCACCGTCGGTCCAGAGCTGCCGGAGCAGCTAGGGCAGTCAGGGCGGCGGGGCCTTGCGGAGCAGCCCGTGCAGCCGGACCTGGTAGAGCGACCGGACGTCGCGGGCGGCTGGGTCGTCGAAGCAGCCCTCCCACTGGCGGGCAGGCGCCCATGA